Within the Methanobacterium sp. BRmetb2 genome, the region TATTACTGGTCCTAAAGATTCTAGATCCACTTCTTTCAGATTATCAGTAAACGTTACAGTGTGGGGATTTCCAACATTCACCGCAGTTAATTTAATATTTTTATCGTTTAAAGGTAGTTCCTGGTCAATAAATTCATCTAATTTAGAGATCATGGGAATTTCTTCTGTTTTAAATGTTGCAGTACCCATATCTACCTTTGAGGATATGACCTCTCTGCCTGTTAACTTGTTTTCCACTATTTTAATTCCAGCCAGAGTTTCCACCTTAATTCTTTCTTTGAGGTTGATCCCATTTTCGTAGACAAATTTGGCAAAACATCTAATGCCGTTTCCACACATTTCAGCTTCACTGCCATCAGCATTAAATATTCTAAATCTTATATCTGCCTCATCTACCGTAGCTGGAGAGACAAATATCACACCGTCTGCACCAATCGAAAATCCTCGCTGACAGGTCTCTTCCACAAATTCCGGCTTTTTATTCTCAGGTATTATCTCTTCTTTAGTTTCATCAATTACAATGTAATCATTTCCCAATCCCTGCATTTTTGAAAATAATATAAACTTTTCTTCACTCATTGAAAGCCCTCAAATTAATTATAAAAGATTCTATAAAAAGTAAATAAGATTTTATTTTATTATTTTAAAAGTCTTACGGGTACATTCTGATTGCTTAAAACATCTGCAAATGATTCTCTTTTCCTTATGATCTCAGATTCCCCATTATTTACCAACACTTCCATGGTTTTTGGTCTGGAATTGTACTGAGACGACATGGAAAATGCGTATGCGCCTGCATTTAAGATAGCTAATAAGTATCCTTCTTTAATTTCAGGCATAGGACGATCTCTGGCAAATAAATCTCCGGATTCACATATATTACCTGCTATGTCAATATTCTGAACAGGTTCTGCCAATGGTTGACTGGCAGATACAATATGATGATAAGATCCATACATGGAAGGCCTAAGCAAAGTGTTAAATCCAGCATCCACACCGGCAAATTTACGATAACTCTGTTTTATAGTATTAACCCGAGTTAAAAGTATTGATGCATCCCCTACAATGTATCGGCCCGGTTCAATGTACATAGCAGGTTTTCCCAGATTATATTCAGCTAACTTGTCCTTATAGAGCGTGGTTATTTCTTTTGAAAACAGTTCTATATCTAATTTAGATTCATCTGGTTGGTAAGGTATTCCCAAACCGCCCCCAAAATCTATAAACTCAAATTTAACTCCTGCTTCATTGCTAACCCTTCCAGCAACATCCATCAACGTCTCCACTGCCAGCATGAATGGTTCAGGATCCAGTATACCTGACCCTATGTGAGTATGTATACCTACAGGATTAAATCCTGAATCCTGAGCCATTTTATATGCGTCAACTGCTTCTTCTTCCATAACCCCAAATTTACTTAGATCCCCTCCAGTTATACAGTGTTCATGGTGGCCGGCGCCTACTTTAGGATTTACCCGGAATGAAATATTTAGATTAGAAGGTTGAGTAATCCTTGAAAGTCTCTGCAGTTGTGAAATAGAGTCAACATTAATGGTTACACCAGAGGAGACTGCAAATTTTAATTCCTCATCAGTGACATTGTTTCCAGTGAATAATATTCTGGATGGTTCAAACCCTGCTAAAAGAGCCGTGTATACTTCTCCAGGAGAAACTGCATCTATAGAACTTCCTTCCTGTTCCATGATCCTCATTACTGCCAGGTTGGTGTTGGCCTTACATGCATAAAATATTTTGAAGTCTGAATAGTGCTGAGCGAATGCCCTGTATAATCTTCTGTAGTTTTCCCTAATTCTAGATTCATCCACCACATAAAGGGGAGTTCCATATTTTTCAGCCAATTCTATTGTGTCGGCCCCTCCGATACTCAAATTACCTTTTTCATTAGTTTTTAAATCGAAATCCATTATATATCCTCCAAAATAATATGAATTCATTTTTCCATTCATGGACGTGAAATATATGTATATTTACTTTATTGTTTTTGTTCATTATTTGATATTTAATTCATTTTACAAAATTGTTACTAAATTTTTGGTTTAAATTCTTTATTGTAAAAATAGAAATAGATATAATTTGTTGGCATTTATTATAACTGGGGAAACAGATACTTACAAGAAGCTTTGATCATGTTGAATTCAATTTTAGCCCCCGCTAAAATTTGAATTTTTTAATTAAAACATTATGGTTACATTATTGTTTAATTTACATCCCATATAACACTTAACTCCAGTTTAGCCATCTCCACTATTATAGGTCTAAATTAAATAAAATCCTTTCAATAATATTAATTTTAAATTTTAGAATTTTTATAGAATTTTATTAAAAAAAGAAGACTAACTTGATATTTATATCTAAAAAAAAGAAAAAAATTGGAAAGTTTATTGCGTATACTTTCCTTTATATAGTATATAATTTAATATTGAAGGTTATTCTGCCAATTCACCGACTTCTTCTGTATTATCCACTGATTCGCTGATCGGTTCAACATTATCTACAGAATCACTGGTTTCTTGAGTGTTAACTGGTTCACTGATTGGTTCAACTTCTTCTACAGAATTGTTAACTTCCTCATTGACGTTTTCACTGACTTTTTCTGTTGGTATAGAATTACTGGAAGTGCTCACAGAAGTGCTCACATTTGCTGATTTAGTGTTTTCACTGGTTTTAACTGTTTGGCTGGTAGTTTCTTCCTTGGTTTCTCCTTTGTAGCTAGCTATAGTTGTATATTTTGTTGCAATGTTGGTTGAGTAATGTTTGGAACCGTATTTTTTGGTAACCATGGTAGGATCAAATCTTACATATGAACCATCCACTAGTACTTCTAACCAGCGGTGTCTGGCTGATTCTGGACTTGCACCCTGTACTATTTTAACATCATATCCATTTTTAACTAATATCTGTGCAGCCCAGTCTGAAAGACCCCAACAGTCACCATATCCAGTTCTTTCCACTCCTGCTGCAGTAGTTGCTGCTCCGTATCTATGATTA harbors:
- the lysA gene encoding diaminopimelate decarboxylase, whose product is MDFDLKTNEKGNLSIGGADTIELAEKYGTPLYVVDESRIRENYRRLYRAFAQHYSDFKIFYACKANTNLAVMRIMEQEGSSIDAVSPGEVYTALLAGFEPSRILFTGNNVTDEELKFAVSSGVTINVDSISQLQRLSRITQPSNLNISFRVNPKVGAGHHEHCITGGDLSKFGVMEEEAVDAYKMAQDSGFNPVGIHTHIGSGILDPEPFMLAVETLMDVAGRVSNEAGVKFEFIDFGGGLGIPYQPDESKLDIELFSKEITTLYKDKLAEYNLGKPAMYIEPGRYIVGDASILLTRVNTIKQSYRKFAGVDAGFNTLLRPSMYGSYHHIVSASQPLAEPVQNIDIAGNICESGDLFARDRPMPEIKEGYLLAILNAGAYAFSMSSQYNSRPKTMEVLVNNGESEIIRKRESFADVLSNQNVPVRLLK
- a CDS encoding diaminopimelate epimerase, giving the protein MSEEKFILFSKMQGLGNDYIVIDETKEEIIPENKKPEFVEETCQRGFSIGADGVIFVSPATVDEADIRFRIFNADGSEAEMCGNGIRCFAKFVYENGINLKERIKVETLAGIKIVENKLTGREVISSKVDMGTATFKTEEIPMISKLDEFIDQELPLNDKNIKLTAVNVGNPHTVTFTDNLKEVDLESLGPVIEMHEKFPQRINVHFVSITSRSEMKMITWERGTGVTMACGTGATASVIAGYRLGKLDNNVLVHLPGGELKIEVYEKDDTLGAYMEGDAVLSFEGVINVQI